One segment of Ascochyta rabiei chromosome 7, complete sequence DNA contains the following:
- a CDS encoding Polynucleotide adenylyltransferase produces MGDSYRPGGGGGRSLADRMTFTSGGGDNYRPGGPQQGRSNSEFTFSSNHDGPRFPPSGPANAGPPARRRNNRGGGQHGQRDSRRGDSNGFRGRGGGRGGYRKPQAHERALLTVQDRGSPERTLGVADGSHKFMNVDDMLEDEEDGEAVNDAEEASVDGENGVHKIARTANGRADGDSVPKWSNPEIYSALPPPEELRPGKKIDFVQLIRKAKNEAAEKADGNNAVAANDDFISFGDDNGSTQTADAQTVDDEEPKRNKRPQDGGFVQGPLNDLDYVDSLVNNGPQNKRSHQAADLYEQPQQSKSKRKRGEVENVRGVVQEWMGTARCDTAPWLDPRHSYAHLVNDPLKWLHNEILDFYDFVAPQPYEHDVRHRLVQRVQQALGTQRFPQDTGRILCFGSFPAGLYLPTADMDLVYTSDSFYQGGPAAMDFSNKSIVNSTLRKAARRLENVRIATNVLCITKAKVPIIKFVDRLTNINVDISFENLSGVQAQATFQQWKHDYPDMIYMVALLKQFLVMRGMNEVHTGGIGGFSIICLVISYFQHSKKPENLGDCFLGFLNYYGNEFDLRTQRIQMHPPAIIQKNGYDVDGRAERPDGLSIQDPNRPENNISGGSHKAWEVFRAFGSAYRVLKDRIDSRSPSRSILECLLGGNYETYIMQRRHMQTLK; encoded by the exons ATGGGAGACTCGTATCGCCCCGGAGGCGGTGGCGGGCGATCGCTCGCAGACCGCATGACGTTCACCAGCGGTGGAGGGGACAACTACCGTCCTGGCGGTCCTCAGCAGGGTCGCAGTAATTCCGAATTCACATTCTCATCGAATCACGATGGCCCGCGGTTCCCGCCTTCTGGGCCGGCCAATGCAGGGCCACCTGCGAGGAGGCGCAACAACCGCGGCGGTGGCCAGCATGGCCAACGCGACTCGAGGCGCGGCGACTCCAACGGCTTTCGCGGCAGAGGTGGTGGCCGAGGAGGCTACCGCAAGCCTCAGGCCCATGAGCGCGCTCTTCTCACTGTTCAAGACCGCGGTAGTCCCGAGCGCACCCTGGGTGTTGCCGATGGTTCGCACAAGTTCATGAACGTTGATGACATGTTGGAAGATGAAGAAGATGGAGAGGCTGTCAACGATGCTGAAGAGGCTTCAGTCGATGGCGAGAACGGTGTTCATAAAATTGCCCGCACTGCGAATGGACGTGCTGATGGCGATTCGGTACCGAAGTGGAGCAATCCTGAGATCTACTCTGCCCTTCCTCCACCTGAGGAGCTGAGACCTGGCAAGAAGATTGATTTCGTCCAGTTGATTCGAAAAGCGAAGAACGAAGCTGCCGAAAAGGCTGACGGCAACAACGCCGTGGCCGCGAACGATGACTTTATCTCCTTTGGGGATGACAACGGTTCTACCCAGACTGCAGATGCGCAGACCGTCGATGACGAAGAGCCCAAGCGAAACAAGCGGCCACAAGACGGAGGCTTCGTACAAGGCCCGTTGAACGATCTCGACTACGTGGACTCGCTCGTCAACAACGGTCCTCAGAACAAGCGCTCACACCAGGCTGCCGACCTGTACGAGCAGCCACAGCAGAGCAAGTCCAAGCGCAAGCGAGGAGAAGTTGAGAACGTGCGAGGCGTTGTTCAGGAATGGATGGGTACTGCGCGTTGCGACACAGCGCCGTGGCTCGATCCAAGGCACAGTTATGCTCACCTTGTCAACGACCCTTTGAAATG GTTACACAACGAGATTCTTGACTTCTACGACTTCGTTGCGCCTCAACCATACGAGCACGACGTCCGTCACCGACTGGTCCAGCGGGTGCAACAAGCTCTAGGCACTCAGAGATTCCCCCAAGACACTGGCCGCATCCTGTGCTTTGGTTCGTTTCCTGCTGGTCTTTACCTGCCAACTGCGGATATGGACCTCGTCTATACCTCTGACAGCTTCTATCAAGGTGGTCCGGCAGCTATGGACTTTAGCAACAAGAGCATCGTCAACTCCACCTTGAGAAAGGCCGCCAGAAGGCTCGAAAATGTACGCATCGCTACCAACGTACTGTGCATCACCAAAGCCAAGGTGCCAATCATCAAGTTCGTGGACCGACTGACCAACATCAACGTCGACATATCGTTTGAGAACCTTAGCGGAGTTCAGGCACAGGCGACATTCCAGCAGTGGAAGCATGACTATCCTGACATGATCTACATGGTTGCTCTGCTGAAGCAATTCCTTGTCATGCGTGGCATGAACGAGGTACACACCGGTGGTATCGGGGGTTTCAGCATCATCTGCCTCGTTATTAGCTACTTCCAGCATAGCAAGAAGCCGGAGAACCTTGGAGACTGTTTCCTGGGCTTCCTCAACTACTACGGCAATGAGTTCGATCTCCGGACCCAGCGTATTCAGATGCATCCTCCAGCGATTATTCAGAAGAACGGGTACGACGTTGATGGTCGCGCAGAGAGGCCTGACGGACTGTCCATTCAGGATCCGAACCGTCCAGAGAACAACATCTCTGGTGGATCTCACAAAGCATGGGAAGTGTTCCGTGCTTTTGGCTCCGCGTATAGAGTCCTGAAGGATCGTATCGATTCCAGGAGCCCTAGCAGAAGCATCCTCGAGTGTCTTCTAGGTGGCAACTATGAGACGTACATCATGCAGCGGCGTCATATGCAGACTCTGAAGTAA
- a CDS encoding mitochondrial import inner membrane translocase subunit TIM16, with product MAHRIITQVVFSGARIIGRAVSESYRQAAASQKFAAANAGSGGGSAFSSSNITMDEACKILNVAPGKMGTIEAEAVTERFKRLFDMNDPKKGGSFYLQSKILRARERIERELQGHRRMAEREQELTEGFKPKFTKDDK from the exons ATG GCACACCGCATAATAACACAGGTCGTGTTTTCCGGCGCACGCATTATAGGCCGCGCCGTCTCCGAATCCTACCGTCAAGCCGCTGCCTCGCAGAAGTTTGCCGCCGCCAATGCTGGAAGTGGCGGCGGCAGCGCCTTCTCGTCCTCCAACATCACCATGGACGAGGCCTGCAAGATCTTGAACGTTGCCCCGGGCAAGATGGGCACAATAGAAGCAGAGGCCGTCACCGAACGTTTCAAGCGACTGTTCGACATGAACGATCCGAAGAAGGGTGGCAGTTTCTACCTGCAGAGCAAGATCCTAAGGGCTAGAGAGAGGATTGAACGAGAGTTGCAAGGCCACCGACGGATGGCTGAGAGGGAGCAGGAGCTGACAGAAGGGTTCAAGCCAAAGTTCACGAAAGATGACAAGTGA
- a CDS encoding profilin, required for normal timing of actin polymerization in response to thermal stress: MSWQAYVDQSLVGTGNIDKAVICDATGQTTWASSPGFSLTAAEMSAIAASFGDKSEPKSVISNGVKINGEKYMTIEASDDSLKAKKGKEGIVAYKTTQALLIAHHPADIQTPNAFNSVAELGEYLKKVGY; this comes from the exons ATGTCCTGGCAAG CATACGTCGACCAGAG CCTCGTTGGCACTGGCAACATCGACAAGGCCGTCATCTGCGATGCCACCGGCCAGACTACCTGGGCCTCGTCCCCAGGCTTCTCC ctcacCGCCGCCGAGATGAGCGCCATCGCCGCCTCGTTCGGCGACAAGAGCGAGCCCAAGTCCGTAATCTCCAACGGCGTCAAGATCAACGGCGAGAAGTACATGACCATCGAGGCCTCGGACGACTCGCTCAAAGCAAAGAAG GGCAAGGAAGGCATCGTGGCCTACAAGACAACCCAGGCGCTGCTGATTGCGCACCACCCCGCCGACATCCAGACCCCCAACGCCTTTAACAGCGTCGCCGAGCTGGGCGAGTATCTCAAGAAGGTCGGATACTAA
- a CDS encoding Translation initiation factor 3 subunit c, with the protein MSRFFAASDSSSDESSEEELYSNDEASEQEDSEVDSDDDSGDSDSSSGSETGANRFLKDVSSDSESDNEDDTKPLKSAKDKRFDELEAVVRQIENAQRINDWAVISDHFDKLNRLVPTLIKQNDGKVPKMYIQTIADLETTVLETHEKQKVTPKKMNAINQRGFNAIRQKVKKHNRDYQRDIDSYRENKEEFMKEVEVVEQAPKEKKKKDKSRIAQLGTETVIDAGDDGFVTVGAGGKAVQYTAEGILKQLRSIVEQRGRKNTDKLEQIRTMEKLFDVAVNDYQRIRVLLTLISTRFDLTSGTASHMHQEQWKLADQEFGKLLQILENSNEIVVVENAEEWEDDEKTPTIEDGQIFKIPGSVVSFVERLDDELTRSLQHIDPHTAEYVERLRDESALYAQLVRASIYVDSLQKREGIEVPQESANRVVIRRLEHVYFKPSAVVQILETKTWESIPSTLDSDTTPRSLSNDTSSLVQTLCTYLFKHSEGIIRARAMLCQIYFLALHDQYYKARDMMLMSHLQETISNFDVNTQILFNRSLVQVGLCAFRAGLVYEAQTSLQEICGSNRQKELLAQGLQMQRYSQISPEQERLERQRQLPFHLHINLELLECVYLTCSMLLEIPLLAQLGSSPDLRKRVISKTYRRLLEYHERQIFTGPPENTRDHVMQASKALSAGEWKKAAEFINSIKIWELTANAEQIKDMLSAQIQEEGLRTYLFTYAPYYDTLAISTLADMFELSERKISAIVSKMISHEELGAALDQVNSAVIFRKGVELSRLQTLALSLSDKASGLIESNEKTLEQRTQGTAHAFERQGGRGGRGGGRGGRGGRGGGGGPRGGRNQQFTGGALGRAIQA; encoded by the exons ATGTCGCGCTTTTTCGCCGCCAGCGACAGCTCCTCGGACGAGTCCAGCGAGGAGGAGCTCTACTCCAACGATGAGGCATCCGAGCAGGAAGACTCCGAAGTCGACTCCGACGACGACTCTGGCGACTCGGACTCGTCGTCTGGCTCCGAGACGGGTGCCAACCGCTTCTTGAAGGACGTCAGCAGCGACAGCGAGAGCGACAACGAAGATGACACCAAGCCGTTGAAGAGCGCCAAGGACAAGCGCTTCGACGAGCTCGAGGCTGTCGTGAGGCAGATTGAGAACGCGCAGCGGATCAACGACTGGGCCGTCATCTCAGACC ACTTTGACAAGCTGAACCGCCTGGTCCCCACCCTGATCAAGCAGAACGATGGCAAGGTCCCCAAGATGTACATCCAGACCATCGCCGACCTCGAGACCACTGTTCTCGAGACCCACGAGAAGCAGAAGGTCACCCCCAAGAAGATGAACGCCATCAACCAGCGTGGTTTCAACGCCATCCGCCAGAAGGTCAAGAAGCACAACCGCGACTACCAGCGCGACATCGACTCGTACAGGGAGAACAAGGAAGAGTTCATGaaggaggtcgaggtcgtcgAGCAGGCGCctaaggagaagaagaagaaggacaagaGCAGGATCGCGCAGCTCGGCACCGAGACTGTCATTGACGCCGGCGATGACGGCTTCGTTACCGTCGGCGCCGGCGGCAAGGCCGTTCAGTACACGGCAGAGGGCATCCTCAAGCAGCTGCGATCCATTGTTGAGCAGCGTGGACGCAAGAACACAGACAAGCTCGAGCAGATCCGCACAATGGAGAAGTTGTTCGACGTTGCAGTCAACGACTACCAGCGAATCCGCGTTCTGCTGACGCTCATTTCTACCCGCTTCGACTTGACATCAGGTACCGCCAGCCACATGCACCAGGAGCAGTGGAAGCT GGCTGACCAAGAGTTCGGCAAGCTTCTGCAGATCCTTGAGAACAGCAACGAGATTGTTGTCGTTGAAAACGCCGAGGAGTGGGAGGACGACGAAAAGACGCCTACCATCGAGGACGGTCAGATCTTCAAAATTCCCGGCAGCGTTGTCTCCTTCGTCGAGAGGCTTGACGATGAGCTTACCCGCTCTCTTCAGCACATCGACCCCCATACCGCCGAATACGTCGAGCGTCTCAGAGACGAGAGTGCGTTGTATGCTCAGCTTGTGCGTGCATCGATCTACGTCGACAGCCTGCAGAAGAGGGAGGGTATCGAGGTCCCTCAGGAATCCGCCAACCGTGTAGTCATACGCCGATTGGAGCACGTTTACTTCAAG CCTTCGGCTGTTGTCCAAATTCTGGAGACCAAGACGTGGGAGTCGATCCCATCCACCCTCGACTCCGACACCACTCCCCGCTCTCTTTCCAACGACACATCCTCGCTCGTCCAAACACTCTGCACATACCTCTTCAAGCACAGTGAGGGTATCATCCGCGCGAGGGCGATGCTTTGCCAGATCTACTTCTTGGCTCTGCACGACCAGTACTACAAGGCCCGTGACATGATGCTCATGTCCCACTTGCAGGAGACGATCAGCAACTTCGACGTCAACACCCAGATCCTTTTCAACCGCTCGCTCGTACAGGTTGGTCTCTGCGCTTTCCGCGCTGGCCTGGTCTACGAGGCCCAGACCTCACTCCAGGAGATCTGCGGCAGCAACAGGCAGAAGGAGCTTCTTGCACAGGGTCTGCAGATGCAGCGCTACTCGCAGATCTCACCCGAGCAGGAACGTCTTGAGCGCCAGCGCCAGCTCCCCTTCCACCTCCACATCAACCTCGAGTTGCTTGAGTGCGTCTACCTGACCTGCTCCATGTTGCTCGAGATTCCTCTCCTCGCACAGCTCGGCTCGTCGCCTGACCTCAGGAAGCGCGTCATCAGCAAGACCTACCGCCGTCTCTTAGAATACCATGAGCGCCAGATCTTCACTGGTCCCCCGGAGAACACCCGCGACCACGTCATGCAGGCCTCCAAGGCCCTGTCTGCCGGCGAGTGGAAGAAGGCCGCAGAGTTCATCAACTCCATCAAGATCTGGGAACTCACGGCCAACGCTGAGCAGATCAAGGATATGCTCTCCGCGCAGATCCAGGAAGAGGGTCTGAGAACCTACCTCTTCACATACGCGCCCTACTACGACACACTGGCCATCTCTACCCTGGCCGATATGTTCGAATTGAGCGAGCGTAAGATCAGTGCTATCGTCAGCAAGATGATCTCGCACGAGGAGCTTGGTGCGGCTCTGGACCAGGTTAACAGCGCCGTCATCTTCCGCAAGGGCGTCGAGCTGTCCCGTCTCCAGACCCTGGCTCTCAGCCTCAGCGACAAGGCGTCTGGCCTCATCGAGTCCAACGAGAAGACGCTCGAGCAAAGAACACAAGGCACAGCCCACGCATTCGAGCGACAAGGCGGCCGCGGCGGTCGTGGTGGCGGCCGTGGTGGACGTGGCGGCCGTGGAGGCGGCGGTGGACCAAGGGGAGGCAGGAATCAGCAGTTCACAGGCGGTGCTTTGGGACGCGCCATCCAGGCCTAG